The Buteo buteo chromosome 3, bButBut1.hap1.1, whole genome shotgun sequence genome has a window encoding:
- the CCN4 gene encoding CCN family member 4, which yields MRWLLPWILATSSILQAIAQTSTTMTPTVPAATEAYTRTQYCKWPCECPKSPPRCSVGVSLVTDGCDCCKTCAKQRGESCTEADTCDFHRGLYCDYSGDRPRYEIGVCAQIVGVGCVLNGVRYNNGDTFQPNCKYNCTCINGAVGCIPMCTNSRPPLVWCPNPKLIKMAGKCCEQWICDDSKKIRKTSPRHISSAAYEGEDEPWQKNCVVHTSPWSPCSKTCGLGISTRISNDNDQCRLLKESRLCNMRPCEVDITKHIKPGKKCLAVYRANEPMNYTISGCVSKSPYRPKYCGVCTDNRCCTPYKSKTIEVMFQCPDGTEFSWKIMWINACFCNLNCKNPNDIFADLAHYHDYSEIAN from the exons GCCATTGCCCAGACCTCCACCACCATGACCCCCACCGTCCCTGCCGCGACAGAGGCCTACACGCGGACTCAGTACTGTAAGTGGCCATGCGAGTGTCCGAAGTCCCCACCTCGGTGCTCGGTAGGCGTCAGCCTGGTCACAGACGGCTGCGACTGCTGCAAGACGTGTGCCAAGCAGCGTGGAGAAAGTTGCACTGAGGCCGACACCTGTGATTTCCACAGGGGCTTGTACTGTGACTACAGTGGAGACAGACCTAGGTACGAAATAGGAGTATGTGCAC agaTTGTCGGTGTAGGATGTGTCCTCAATGGAGTCAGGTATAACAATGGGGACACATTTCAGCCCAACTGCAAATACAACTGCACGTGCATTAACGGGGCTGTGGGCTGTATTCCCATGTGCACAAACTCACGTCCTCCCCTTGTCTGGTGCCCAAACCCGAAGCTGATTAAGATGGCAGGGAAGTGCTGCGAGCAGTGGATTTGTGATGACTCCAAGAAAATCAGGAAGACGTCTCCACGCCACATCTCTTCTGCAG CATACGAGGGAGAGGATGAACCCTGGCAGAAGAACTGCGTCGTTCACACCTCACCCTGGAGTCCCTGCTCAAAGACCTGCGGGCTGGGCATCTCCACCAGGATTTCCAACGACAACGACCAGTGCCGGCTCCTGAAGGAAAGCCGCCTGTGCAACATGCGGCCCTGCGAGGTGGATATAACCAAGCACATTAAG CCTGGGAAGAAGTGCTTGGCTGTCTACAGGGCCAATGAACCAATGAACTACACCATCTCAGGATGTGTGAGCAAAAGTCCATATCGACCCAAGTACTGTGGCGTCTGCACAGACAACAGGTGCTGCACACCCTACAAGTCCAAGACTATTGAAGTGATGTTTCAGTGCCCAGATGGAACTGAGTTTTCCTGGAAAATCATGTGGATCAATGCTTGCTTTTGCAACCTGAACTGCAAGAACCCCAATGACATCTTTGCCGACTTGGCTCATTACCATGATTACTCTGAAATCGCTAATTAA